Within the Anguilla rostrata isolate EN2019 chromosome 6, ASM1855537v3, whole genome shotgun sequence genome, the region ATTACTGCCTAAAGAGGTGTAATATgatttttgttaatgtttatgACTTACAAAACTGAACTTTCAAATGCTACTGTTGTTAATGGTTATGTCTTCAATAAGATACATTGTCCTCAAAGGGAAATCGCTTAAGATTGAATTTGCGTCATGAATTTGGAAAACACATGTCCTTGCTATTATGCATGCATGTCCCTGGGTTATTTTTCTTAGATTAAACCTTCTGTCGTATTTTATATGTCAGGATTGACAGGGGGCTGAAATTTCTTATAGTATCCTAAAAGAAAATGAGCCCTAATGATATTATCTGGTTTTATTTATCAATCACATGGTATAGGTGGCATTTTAGATATGACTTTGTTTTACTCTGTGGACCAATAACTGCAGCATACTCCATGCATGTTCGTTTATATATTCTACTGCTTGTTGTGCAAATGGAAATAATGCCAGTGGAGTTAGTTCGTTGTGTATCCTTAACCACCTATTTTGCATAATATTATGCCAAAATATTTTACACGTTTAGTGGAGATTTGGGGTGAGAGCACAGTGGCTAATTTGCGATCCCTGATGGAATTTGTGAATATGAAATGCAATAATGGAGTACACATGGCTAAAGGATTTTTCTGGTGACAGTTCTGAATGGACCAAGATGCATTAGCATTGTTTCCAGGCTGCATCAGGCCAGCCTCCAGTCCACCTCTGAGCTTCCTGTGCTCCAGCAGCACATGACCACAAACTGTATATGCAAACCAGTTAGAACTGTGTTGTCAATATTCATGAAGTGGTGTAGTCAGGAGCAATGCTGGTGATGATAGATGATCTGTCCTGGAGCTCATGTGTCCCGGAATATTCATTAACATTACTATTCTGTACATGTAGCACCAGGAACGCTGTTGTCAGTACCTCATAGATTGAGGCCAAAGACGGGCTGAGTAGTAACCCATTATTGTCGTCAAACTGGAAACCAACAAGCCATGTACTAAACAGACCCATTTGTTTACATGGCGAGCTTGCCACCTGTGCAACACTACAGTTTTTCTTAATCCTATTTTACTAGCTCTGTCTTCTAGGAAATATAGAGAACAGGTAGAATTCAGGAGCTGAGCGCTATACAGATGTTATTGTAAACAGTCTGGTTACTGTAAAGAGTCTGTGAATTGGAAGTCCAGTAGTTTTGTCTCCAGTCATTAAATGtctttgaataattaaaaaaaaaaagacatttatttatttatttatttatttatgttgcatGTTGTAATCAGGGTAGTCATTGGTGTGGGTGTGGACAAGTAGAACCCTGTACCTAAGAGCCACATCAGAAACTGAAATCACAAGATTATTTAGATTATATTTACTTAGTGTAAAGCACACAATATGAAATCATAATAATCAATATTCcaatattccatttttttacTTAAGTGGGAAACTCATTTAATCAGCAGGGTTTTCTTCCTTTCtatctgtgtacgtgtgtgcgcgcgcgcgcgcgtgtatgCGTGGACCGAAAAAATGGTCTAGGGAAGGGCAATGCACAATAATAAGACCTACACCAGGAAGTGAACCCAAAACTGTTAAGGTCAAGTGCAAGAATGTTTCTGTAACTATGCTATCGGagcatgcaagaaaaaaaaggaacaaacaaTACAATTTCAAACCACAATTGTTGATCAATGACATGCGCACATTAAATCACCTTGATGGACCCTGGTGGAAATGACTATGACAATAGTGTTTTCGCATGAATTCACTCtgacataaaaacaattttaagttCCCCCATGCCAATTATTAAAACATTGCAAATGCACCTTGTAGGACGGCTAAATCACGTGAAATCAGTTTTCAAAGCCATTTGGAAACGCATGTCTTGTCCTAATGGCTGTTTTGCGCAAAATAGAAAGTAACGCCTCAAGATATAAATCACAACAGAAAATACCCATACTAATACTTCTTCCTCACGTGCCATAAATTAATTTACCAACCGTTATATAAAAATGATACTATACGAAAACCTACTCAGCTCTCGGGATTTTTTATGTACTACTGTATAGTCCGAATTCAACACGCACTATTCAGCTTGCCATTGTTTGTCGTGTGTGTAAATGATACATGCTTTCGAGAACAGGGGGCGGCGTAGGCTATATCAAAGAAAACGTTTCAAGAGATGTATCTGTTATTGATATATcactattatttattatatataaataggACATTTAGAAGATTAGCTCTTACCCAGCATTTTTACAGTTTGCTTATTATTCTTGTCCCGACTTGAGATGTTGGGTCCTAtagtctctttctttctcttccataACTTTCTCCCAATTAGACTGTACAGGACAGTAAGACAAAACAcgggcaaaaagaaaaagatgctGGAAACCCACACCATAATGGTCAGGAGACCGGATCTGATGGCATACTCCGTTGCCTTGCATTCGTTCGTCTCCCAGGAATCTGTTCCGCTCTCGTGCTCCACACCAACAAGGACAAATATGGGTCCAGCGCTGAAGAATGCCACCATCCAGAGGACGAGGATAACACCTCTAACTCGTCCTTTTGTCACCACTACCTTTGCCCTGAGAGGAAAACAAATAGCGAAGTACCTCTCCACACTGAGAGCGGTAATGTTGAGGATGGTGGAGTAAGTACAGCTCTCACTGACGAACTGAAAGAGTTTACAAAGCAAGTCCCCGAAATTCCACGGACGATACCGCCAGACTCTGTACAGGTCGAGGGGCATGCAGAGGAAAATCAGAAGATCGGAAAGCGCCATGCTGGATAGGTACAGATTGGTGGTCGTCCTCATGTCCTTATATTTGGTGACCACCATAATCGTCATTAAATTCCCCGTAACTCCAATGAGAAAAAGTAGCGTGCATGTAACGGTTATCCCAGTCAGTATCGGTACTGGAAAAAGGGTAACAGGAAAGTCATTTCTTCCATTAGTTGTGTTGTCGTCCGTTGTGCAGTTAAATGGGCAGATTGAATGATTTGTCCAGTTATGCATCCTGGTGGTTAAAAACTGGATCGGGACGAGCCGGACTTCAGCCCCCCAGTTTGAAAGACCTGTGGACCCCAGTCGCGTCGGTGACTCCTCATATCCGTCGTTGAAAGAATTTCCCctaaattatacatttg harbors:
- the ghsra gene encoding growth hormone secretagogue receptor a yields the protein MHNWTNHSICPFNCTTDDNTTNGRNDFPVTLFPVPILTGITVTCTLLFLIGVTGNLMTIMVVTKYKDMRTTTNLYLSSMALSDLLIFLCMPLDLYRVWRYRPWNFGDLLCKLFQFVSESCTYSTILNITALSVERYFAICFPLRAKVVVTKGRVRGVILVLWMVAFFSAGPIFVLVGVEHESGTDSWETNECKATEYAIRSGLLTIMVWVSSIFFFLPVFCLTVLYSLIGRKLWKRKKETIGPNISSRDKNNKQTVKMLAVVVFAFVLCWLPFHVGRYLISKSSEAGSPLMSLISEYCNLVSFVLFYLSAAINPILYNIMSKKYRIAACRLFGLKQAPRRTASAIKSESSPGWTESSVSM